From Argopecten irradians isolate NY chromosome 2, Ai_NY, whole genome shotgun sequence, the proteins below share one genomic window:
- the LOC138314969 gene encoding rho GTPase-activating protein 12-like isoform X7, producing the protein MGDNSNYDGSDEEDYIGFGFVTRKLVALYDYSYTDDDGLAVHMKSGEQYHLLEKSGDWWEVIRAGDSKDLSFYVPANYVKFVDDNESNTPDKHQEDSDVGDPGSEMSSLDVHTSLKNGVSNAVDIRENHKPDVGMDIYANSNVSTFMTNNNDAPSKNGSITVRPGMYRRSLSTDDGGDYANLETLREQAGLPPAPKPPVNNDENIYANVDSLNIQPQIAVTISPSPQLSPEEPPIPDEKNCPYLRTLLNVWDAYLDPMTKRNFYIHKETKEKTWKPPRYPKAKSRSVRSATSQYVGPLHNIVDIPTSAPVSVRVDLAASVPEGWTLETCQGVQYYINKRTQEKEIDKKQFHPGTSNQGQEKICGKLNKRMIVENGKAIKKSFSPSFVKVLGTNLVFYKNRQAATQQGSKHGKPEFIEPLQGAFVDKYHNPNKRQTNVIVLTTCNKNQYQLQLDDEIDMQKWLSTLQLTIQELGPCMVDQQLLGLPNVSEGLKKTPSMKQKSRKPSEKEKEETDEEKSRFKTLFEKWMKDPQRPTKKQLEDKGIIDYNVFGGSLKQVCERDKTKVPKFVQRCVAAIEKRGLDQDGLYRISGNMAQITKLRSMLNMDFSALMAESPDRFDYDLDNTELWDIHVLAGSLKLFFRELKEPLFVYAQFDKFILAIAKKTRSEKLKHLKEQVNALPKYNYETLKFLCAHLLRVADKESVNKMSFHNLAIVFGPTLMWKEMDTNFMAHMVMQSQIVEFILLEYKNIFK; encoded by the exons ATGGGGGATAACTCAAATTATGACGGGTCCGATGAGGAAGATTACATTGGTTTCGGGTTTGTTACAAGGAAGCTTGTGGCCCTATATGACTATTCCTATACAGATGATGATGGCCTTGCTGTGCATATGAAAAGTGGAGAACAGTATCATCTGTTGGAGAAGTCTGGGGATTGGTGGGAAGTGATCAGAGCAGGGGACTCGAAAGATCTTTCCTTCTATGTCCCCGCAAATTATGTTAAATTTGTAGACGATAACGAAAGTAACACTCCAGACAAACATCAAGAGGATTCAGATGTGGGTGATCCAGGAAGTGAAATGAGTTCACTTGACGTACATACATCTCTTAAAAATGGTGTGAGTAATGCTGTTGATATTAGGGAAAATCACAAACCAGACGTAGGAATGGATATATATGCCAATAGTAATGTTAGTACATTTATGACAAACAATAATGATGCTCCATCTAAAAATGGAAGTATAACAGTCCGCCCTGGCATGTATCGTCGGAGTTTATCCACTGACGATGGAGGTGACTATGCAAACTTGGAAACATTACGAGAACAAGCAGGATTACCTCCAGCGCCTAAACCACCAGTAAATAAT GATGAGAATATTTATGCCAATGTTGATAGCCTAAACATTCAACCACAGATTGCCGTGACAATCTCTCCTTCACCTCAACTGTCCCCCGAGGAGCCCCCTATCCCAGATGAAAAGAACTGTCCCTACCTAAGGACTCTACTCAATGTCTGGGATGCTTATCTTGACCCAATGACAAAGCGAAATTTCTACATTCACAAGGAAACCAAAGAGAAAACTTGGAAACCCCCAAGATATCCAAAGGCTAAG tcTAGGAGTGTGAGGAGTGCCACCTCACAATACGTTGGG CCCCTGCACAACATAGTTGACATTCCAACATCGGCGCCGGTGAGTGTCCGCGTGGACCTTGCGGCATCTGTACCCGAGGGTTGGACCCTGGAGACTTGTCAGGGTGTTCAATACTACATCAACAAACGAACTCAGGAAAag GAAATTGACAAGAAGCAGTTTCATCCTGGGACATCAAATCAAGGG CAAGAAAAGATATGTGGAAAGCTCAATAAACGGATGATTGTGGAGAATGGAAAAGCAATAAA GAAAAGCTTTAGTCCCTCATTTGTCAAAGTGTTGGGTACGAAtttggtgttttataaaaaccgACAGGCAGCTACACAGCAGGGGTCAAAACATGGAAAACCAGAATTTATTGAGCCTTTACAGGGAGCCTTCGTGGACAAGTATCATAATCCAAACAAACGTCAAACTAATGTCATAGTG CTGACGACATGTAATAAGAACCAGTACCAGCTACAATTGGATGATGAGATTGACATGCAGAAATGGTTGTCTACTCTACAACTTACAATCCAGGAATTG GGTCCATGTATGGTTGATCAACAGCTGCTTGGGTTGCCCAATGTTTCAGAAGGTCTGAAGAAAACACCGTCGATGAAACAGAAAA GTCGGAAACCATCCGAGAAGGAGAAAGAAGAAACAGATGAGGAAAAGTCAagatttaaaacattatttgagAAGTGGATGAAAGACCCGCAGAGACCAACAAAGAAACAACTGGAAGACAAAGGCATAATAGATT ATAATGTGTTTGGTGGTTCGTTGAAGCAGGTGTGTGAACGAGACAAGACCAAAGTACCCAAGTTTGTACAGCGGTGTGTAGCAGCCATAGAAAAAAGAG GCCTAGACCAGGATGGCCTGTACCGTATCAGTGGAAACATGGCCCAGATCACAAAGTTACGCTCCATGTTAAATATGG ATTTTTCAGCATTGATGGCCGAATCTCCTG ATCGGTTTGATTACGACCTTGACAACACAGAACTCTGGGACATACACGTGTTGGCGGGATCTCTAAAGTTGTTCTTTCGTGAGCTGAAGGAGCCACTGTTTGTCTATGCTCAGTTTGACAAGTTTATTCTTGCGATTG CTAAGAAGACACGATCAGAAAAACTGAAACATTTAAAGGAGCAAGTTAATGCATTGCCAAAATATAACTACGAGACACTCAAGTTTCTTTGTGCTCACTTGCTGAG AGTTGCAGACAAAGAAAGTGTCAACAAAATGTCCTTCCATAACTTAGCCATAGTGTTTGGACCGACACTGATGTGGAAAGAGATGGACACAAATTTCATGGCCCACATGGTGATGCAAAGTCAAATTGTCGAGTTTATTTTACTGgaatataagaatatatttaaGTGA
- the LOC138314969 gene encoding rho GTPase-activating protein 12-like isoform X2, translated as MGDNSNYDGSDEEDYIGFGFVTRKLVALYDYSYTDDDGLAVHMKSGEQYHLLEKSGDWWEVIRAGDSKDLSFYVPANYVKFVDDNESNTPDKHQEDSDVGDPGSEMSSLDVHTSLKNGVSNAVDIRENHKPDVGMDIYANSNVSTFMTNNNDAPSKNGSITVRPGMYRRSLSTDDGGDYANLETLREQAGLPPAPKPPVNNDENIYANVDSLNIQPQIAVTISPSPQLSPEEPPIPDEKNCPYLRTLLNVWDAYLDPMTKRNFYIHKETKEKTWKPPRYPKAKSRSVRSATSQYVGPLHNIVDIPTSAPVSVRVDLAASVPEGWTLETCQGVQYYINKRTQEKWSTHTDENGKPYYYKMDTKETAWELPEVSLLTPNGDPASFGSARPRSRSPGTASPQIPRSVKTQSMFLESHLNFSSFQSQAPGGLMSKSSTLPMNPTSGPTPEGGGLPKSQTLPYNLQEIDKKQFHPGTSNQGQEKICGKLNKRMIVENGKAIKKSFSPSFVKVLGTNLVFYKNRQAATQQGSKHGKPEFIEPLQGAFVDKYHNPNKRQTNVIVLTTCNKNQYQLQLDDEIDMQKWLSTLQLTIQELGPCMVDQQLLGLPNVSEGLKKTPSMKQKSRKPSEKEKEETDEEKSRFKTLFEKWMKDPQRPTKKQLEDKGIIDYNVFGGSLKQVCERDKTKVPKFVQRCVAAIEKRGLDQDGLYRISGNMAQITKLRSMLNMDFSALMAESPDRFDYDLDNTELWDIHVLAGSLKLFFRELKEPLFVYAQFDKFILAIAKKTRSEKLKHLKEQVNALPKYNYETLKFLCAHLLRVADKESVNKMSFHNLAIVFGPTLMWKEMDTNFMAHMVMQSQIVEFILLEYKNIFK; from the exons ATGGGGGATAACTCAAATTATGACGGGTCCGATGAGGAAGATTACATTGGTTTCGGGTTTGTTACAAGGAAGCTTGTGGCCCTATATGACTATTCCTATACAGATGATGATGGCCTTGCTGTGCATATGAAAAGTGGAGAACAGTATCATCTGTTGGAGAAGTCTGGGGATTGGTGGGAAGTGATCAGAGCAGGGGACTCGAAAGATCTTTCCTTCTATGTCCCCGCAAATTATGTTAAATTTGTAGACGATAACGAAAGTAACACTCCAGACAAACATCAAGAGGATTCAGATGTGGGTGATCCAGGAAGTGAAATGAGTTCACTTGACGTACATACATCTCTTAAAAATGGTGTGAGTAATGCTGTTGATATTAGGGAAAATCACAAACCAGACGTAGGAATGGATATATATGCCAATAGTAATGTTAGTACATTTATGACAAACAATAATGATGCTCCATCTAAAAATGGAAGTATAACAGTCCGCCCTGGCATGTATCGTCGGAGTTTATCCACTGACGATGGAGGTGACTATGCAAACTTGGAAACATTACGAGAACAAGCAGGATTACCTCCAGCGCCTAAACCACCAGTAAATAAT GATGAGAATATTTATGCCAATGTTGATAGCCTAAACATTCAACCACAGATTGCCGTGACAATCTCTCCTTCACCTCAACTGTCCCCCGAGGAGCCCCCTATCCCAGATGAAAAGAACTGTCCCTACCTAAGGACTCTACTCAATGTCTGGGATGCTTATCTTGACCCAATGACAAAGCGAAATTTCTACATTCACAAGGAAACCAAAGAGAAAACTTGGAAACCCCCAAGATATCCAAAGGCTAAG tcTAGGAGTGTGAGGAGTGCCACCTCACAATACGTTGGG CCCCTGCACAACATAGTTGACATTCCAACATCGGCGCCGGTGAGTGTCCGCGTGGACCTTGCGGCATCTGTACCCGAGGGTTGGACCCTGGAGACTTGTCAGGGTGTTCAATACTACATCAACAAACGAACTCAGGAAAag TGGAGTACCCATACAGATGAAAACGGAAAAccttattattataaaatggaCACCAAGGAAACGGCTTGGGAATTACCAGAG GTTTCGTTGCTAACCCCGAATGGAGACCCGGCCAGTTTTGGGAGCGCCCGCCCTCGATCAAGATCTCCTGGTACCGCCTCTCCTCAAATCCCACGCTCCGTTAAGACACAGTCTATGTTTTTGGAATCGCACCTCAACTTCAGCAGTTTTCAGAGCCAGGCCCCTGGGGGCCTCATGTCCAAGTCTTCTACACTTCCAATGAACCCTACCTCAGGACCTACGCCCGAGGGTGGGGGCCTACCCAAATCTCAGACTCTGCCCTATAATCTTCAG GAAATTGACAAGAAGCAGTTTCATCCTGGGACATCAAATCAAGGG CAAGAAAAGATATGTGGAAAGCTCAATAAACGGATGATTGTGGAGAATGGAAAAGCAATAAA GAAAAGCTTTAGTCCCTCATTTGTCAAAGTGTTGGGTACGAAtttggtgttttataaaaaccgACAGGCAGCTACACAGCAGGGGTCAAAACATGGAAAACCAGAATTTATTGAGCCTTTACAGGGAGCCTTCGTGGACAAGTATCATAATCCAAACAAACGTCAAACTAATGTCATAGTG CTGACGACATGTAATAAGAACCAGTACCAGCTACAATTGGATGATGAGATTGACATGCAGAAATGGTTGTCTACTCTACAACTTACAATCCAGGAATTG GGTCCATGTATGGTTGATCAACAGCTGCTTGGGTTGCCCAATGTTTCAGAAGGTCTGAAGAAAACACCGTCGATGAAACAGAAAA GTCGGAAACCATCCGAGAAGGAGAAAGAAGAAACAGATGAGGAAAAGTCAagatttaaaacattatttgagAAGTGGATGAAAGACCCGCAGAGACCAACAAAGAAACAACTGGAAGACAAAGGCATAATAGATT ATAATGTGTTTGGTGGTTCGTTGAAGCAGGTGTGTGAACGAGACAAGACCAAAGTACCCAAGTTTGTACAGCGGTGTGTAGCAGCCATAGAAAAAAGAG GCCTAGACCAGGATGGCCTGTACCGTATCAGTGGAAACATGGCCCAGATCACAAAGTTACGCTCCATGTTAAATATGG ATTTTTCAGCATTGATGGCCGAATCTCCTG ATCGGTTTGATTACGACCTTGACAACACAGAACTCTGGGACATACACGTGTTGGCGGGATCTCTAAAGTTGTTCTTTCGTGAGCTGAAGGAGCCACTGTTTGTCTATGCTCAGTTTGACAAGTTTATTCTTGCGATTG CTAAGAAGACACGATCAGAAAAACTGAAACATTTAAAGGAGCAAGTTAATGCATTGCCAAAATATAACTACGAGACACTCAAGTTTCTTTGTGCTCACTTGCTGAG AGTTGCAGACAAAGAAAGTGTCAACAAAATGTCCTTCCATAACTTAGCCATAGTGTTTGGACCGACACTGATGTGGAAAGAGATGGACACAAATTTCATGGCCCACATGGTGATGCAAAGTCAAATTGTCGAGTTTATTTTACTGgaatataagaatatatttaaGTGA
- the LOC138314969 gene encoding rho GTPase-activating protein 12-like isoform X4 translates to MGDNSNYDGSDEEDYIGFGFVTRKLVALYDYSYTDDDGLAVHMKSGEQYHLLEKSGDWWEVIRAGDSKDLSFYVPANYVKFVDDNESNTPDKHQEDSDVGDPGSEMSSLDVHTSLKNGVSNAVDIRENHKPDVGMDIYANSNVSTFMTNNNDAPSKNGSITVRPGMYRRSLSTDDGGDYANLETLREQAGLPPAPKPPVNNDENIYANVDSLNIQPQIAVTISPSPQLSPEEPPIPDEKNCPYLRTLLNVWDAYLDPMTKRNFYIHKETKEKTWKPPRYPKAKPLHNIVDIPTSAPVSVRVDLAASVPEGWTLETCQGVQYYINKRTQEKWSTHTDENGKPYYYKMDTKETAWELPEVSLLTPNGDPASFGSARPRSRSPGTASPQIPRSVKTQSMFLESHLNFSSFQSQAPGGLMSKSSTLPMNPTSGPTPEGGGLPKSQTLPYNLQVLTPSGAPEIDKKQFHPGTSNQGQEKICGKLNKRMIVENGKAIKKSFSPSFVKVLGTNLVFYKNRQAATQQGSKHGKPEFIEPLQGAFVDKYHNPNKRQTNVIVLTTCNKNQYQLQLDDEIDMQKWLSTLQLTIQELGPCMVDQQLLGLPNVSEGLKKTPSMKQKSRKPSEKEKEETDEEKSRFKTLFEKWMKDPQRPTKKQLEDKGIIDYNVFGGSLKQVCERDKTKVPKFVQRCVAAIEKRGLDQDGLYRISGNMAQITKLRSMLNMDFSALMAESPDRFDYDLDNTELWDIHVLAGSLKLFFRELKEPLFVYAQFDKFILAIAKKTRSEKLKHLKEQVNALPKYNYETLKFLCAHLLRVADKESVNKMSFHNLAIVFGPTLMWKEMDTNFMAHMVMQSQIVEFILLEYKNIFK, encoded by the exons ATGGGGGATAACTCAAATTATGACGGGTCCGATGAGGAAGATTACATTGGTTTCGGGTTTGTTACAAGGAAGCTTGTGGCCCTATATGACTATTCCTATACAGATGATGATGGCCTTGCTGTGCATATGAAAAGTGGAGAACAGTATCATCTGTTGGAGAAGTCTGGGGATTGGTGGGAAGTGATCAGAGCAGGGGACTCGAAAGATCTTTCCTTCTATGTCCCCGCAAATTATGTTAAATTTGTAGACGATAACGAAAGTAACACTCCAGACAAACATCAAGAGGATTCAGATGTGGGTGATCCAGGAAGTGAAATGAGTTCACTTGACGTACATACATCTCTTAAAAATGGTGTGAGTAATGCTGTTGATATTAGGGAAAATCACAAACCAGACGTAGGAATGGATATATATGCCAATAGTAATGTTAGTACATTTATGACAAACAATAATGATGCTCCATCTAAAAATGGAAGTATAACAGTCCGCCCTGGCATGTATCGTCGGAGTTTATCCACTGACGATGGAGGTGACTATGCAAACTTGGAAACATTACGAGAACAAGCAGGATTACCTCCAGCGCCTAAACCACCAGTAAATAAT GATGAGAATATTTATGCCAATGTTGATAGCCTAAACATTCAACCACAGATTGCCGTGACAATCTCTCCTTCACCTCAACTGTCCCCCGAGGAGCCCCCTATCCCAGATGAAAAGAACTGTCCCTACCTAAGGACTCTACTCAATGTCTGGGATGCTTATCTTGACCCAATGACAAAGCGAAATTTCTACATTCACAAGGAAACCAAAGAGAAAACTTGGAAACCCCCAAGATATCCAAAGGCTAAG CCCCTGCACAACATAGTTGACATTCCAACATCGGCGCCGGTGAGTGTCCGCGTGGACCTTGCGGCATCTGTACCCGAGGGTTGGACCCTGGAGACTTGTCAGGGTGTTCAATACTACATCAACAAACGAACTCAGGAAAag TGGAGTACCCATACAGATGAAAACGGAAAAccttattattataaaatggaCACCAAGGAAACGGCTTGGGAATTACCAGAG GTTTCGTTGCTAACCCCGAATGGAGACCCGGCCAGTTTTGGGAGCGCCCGCCCTCGATCAAGATCTCCTGGTACCGCCTCTCCTCAAATCCCACGCTCCGTTAAGACACAGTCTATGTTTTTGGAATCGCACCTCAACTTCAGCAGTTTTCAGAGCCAGGCCCCTGGGGGCCTCATGTCCAAGTCTTCTACACTTCCAATGAACCCTACCTCAGGACCTACGCCCGAGGGTGGGGGCCTACCCAAATCTCAGACTCTGCCCTATAATCTTCAGGTATTAACTCCGAGTGGTGCCCCT GAAATTGACAAGAAGCAGTTTCATCCTGGGACATCAAATCAAGGG CAAGAAAAGATATGTGGAAAGCTCAATAAACGGATGATTGTGGAGAATGGAAAAGCAATAAA GAAAAGCTTTAGTCCCTCATTTGTCAAAGTGTTGGGTACGAAtttggtgttttataaaaaccgACAGGCAGCTACACAGCAGGGGTCAAAACATGGAAAACCAGAATTTATTGAGCCTTTACAGGGAGCCTTCGTGGACAAGTATCATAATCCAAACAAACGTCAAACTAATGTCATAGTG CTGACGACATGTAATAAGAACCAGTACCAGCTACAATTGGATGATGAGATTGACATGCAGAAATGGTTGTCTACTCTACAACTTACAATCCAGGAATTG GGTCCATGTATGGTTGATCAACAGCTGCTTGGGTTGCCCAATGTTTCAGAAGGTCTGAAGAAAACACCGTCGATGAAACAGAAAA GTCGGAAACCATCCGAGAAGGAGAAAGAAGAAACAGATGAGGAAAAGTCAagatttaaaacattatttgagAAGTGGATGAAAGACCCGCAGAGACCAACAAAGAAACAACTGGAAGACAAAGGCATAATAGATT ATAATGTGTTTGGTGGTTCGTTGAAGCAGGTGTGTGAACGAGACAAGACCAAAGTACCCAAGTTTGTACAGCGGTGTGTAGCAGCCATAGAAAAAAGAG GCCTAGACCAGGATGGCCTGTACCGTATCAGTGGAAACATGGCCCAGATCACAAAGTTACGCTCCATGTTAAATATGG ATTTTTCAGCATTGATGGCCGAATCTCCTG ATCGGTTTGATTACGACCTTGACAACACAGAACTCTGGGACATACACGTGTTGGCGGGATCTCTAAAGTTGTTCTTTCGTGAGCTGAAGGAGCCACTGTTTGTCTATGCTCAGTTTGACAAGTTTATTCTTGCGATTG CTAAGAAGACACGATCAGAAAAACTGAAACATTTAAAGGAGCAAGTTAATGCATTGCCAAAATATAACTACGAGACACTCAAGTTTCTTTGTGCTCACTTGCTGAG AGTTGCAGACAAAGAAAGTGTCAACAAAATGTCCTTCCATAACTTAGCCATAGTGTTTGGACCGACACTGATGTGGAAAGAGATGGACACAAATTTCATGGCCCACATGGTGATGCAAAGTCAAATTGTCGAGTTTATTTTACTGgaatataagaatatatttaaGTGA
- the LOC138314969 gene encoding rho GTPase-activating protein 12-like isoform X6: MGDNSNYDGSDEEDYIGFGFVTRKLVALYDYSYTDDDGLAVHMKSGEQYHLLEKSGDWWEVIRAGDSKDLSFYVPANYVKFVDDNESNTPDKHQEDSDVGDPGSEMSSLDVHTSLKNGVSNAVDIRENHKPDVGMDIYANSNVSTFMTNNNDAPSKNGSITVRPGMYRRSLSTDDGGDYANLETLREQAGLPPAPKPPVNNDENIYANVDSLNIQPQIAVTISPSPQLSPEEPPIPDEKNCPYLRTLLNVWDAYLDPMTKRNFYIHKETKEKTWKPPRYPKAKSRSVRSATSQYVGPLHNIVDIPTSAPVSVRVDLAASVPEGWTLETCQGVQYYINKRTQEKWSTHTDENGKPYYYKMDTKETAWELPEEIDKKQFHPGTSNQGQEKICGKLNKRMIVENGKAIKKSFSPSFVKVLGTNLVFYKNRQAATQQGSKHGKPEFIEPLQGAFVDKYHNPNKRQTNVIVLTTCNKNQYQLQLDDEIDMQKWLSTLQLTIQELGPCMVDQQLLGLPNVSEGLKKTPSMKQKSRKPSEKEKEETDEEKSRFKTLFEKWMKDPQRPTKKQLEDKGIIDYNVFGGSLKQVCERDKTKVPKFVQRCVAAIEKRGLDQDGLYRISGNMAQITKLRSMLNMDFSALMAESPDRFDYDLDNTELWDIHVLAGSLKLFFRELKEPLFVYAQFDKFILAIAKKTRSEKLKHLKEQVNALPKYNYETLKFLCAHLLRVADKESVNKMSFHNLAIVFGPTLMWKEMDTNFMAHMVMQSQIVEFILLEYKNIFK, translated from the exons ATGGGGGATAACTCAAATTATGACGGGTCCGATGAGGAAGATTACATTGGTTTCGGGTTTGTTACAAGGAAGCTTGTGGCCCTATATGACTATTCCTATACAGATGATGATGGCCTTGCTGTGCATATGAAAAGTGGAGAACAGTATCATCTGTTGGAGAAGTCTGGGGATTGGTGGGAAGTGATCAGAGCAGGGGACTCGAAAGATCTTTCCTTCTATGTCCCCGCAAATTATGTTAAATTTGTAGACGATAACGAAAGTAACACTCCAGACAAACATCAAGAGGATTCAGATGTGGGTGATCCAGGAAGTGAAATGAGTTCACTTGACGTACATACATCTCTTAAAAATGGTGTGAGTAATGCTGTTGATATTAGGGAAAATCACAAACCAGACGTAGGAATGGATATATATGCCAATAGTAATGTTAGTACATTTATGACAAACAATAATGATGCTCCATCTAAAAATGGAAGTATAACAGTCCGCCCTGGCATGTATCGTCGGAGTTTATCCACTGACGATGGAGGTGACTATGCAAACTTGGAAACATTACGAGAACAAGCAGGATTACCTCCAGCGCCTAAACCACCAGTAAATAAT GATGAGAATATTTATGCCAATGTTGATAGCCTAAACATTCAACCACAGATTGCCGTGACAATCTCTCCTTCACCTCAACTGTCCCCCGAGGAGCCCCCTATCCCAGATGAAAAGAACTGTCCCTACCTAAGGACTCTACTCAATGTCTGGGATGCTTATCTTGACCCAATGACAAAGCGAAATTTCTACATTCACAAGGAAACCAAAGAGAAAACTTGGAAACCCCCAAGATATCCAAAGGCTAAG tcTAGGAGTGTGAGGAGTGCCACCTCACAATACGTTGGG CCCCTGCACAACATAGTTGACATTCCAACATCGGCGCCGGTGAGTGTCCGCGTGGACCTTGCGGCATCTGTACCCGAGGGTTGGACCCTGGAGACTTGTCAGGGTGTTCAATACTACATCAACAAACGAACTCAGGAAAag TGGAGTACCCATACAGATGAAAACGGAAAAccttattattataaaatggaCACCAAGGAAACGGCTTGGGAATTACCAGAG GAAATTGACAAGAAGCAGTTTCATCCTGGGACATCAAATCAAGGG CAAGAAAAGATATGTGGAAAGCTCAATAAACGGATGATTGTGGAGAATGGAAAAGCAATAAA GAAAAGCTTTAGTCCCTCATTTGTCAAAGTGTTGGGTACGAAtttggtgttttataaaaaccgACAGGCAGCTACACAGCAGGGGTCAAAACATGGAAAACCAGAATTTATTGAGCCTTTACAGGGAGCCTTCGTGGACAAGTATCATAATCCAAACAAACGTCAAACTAATGTCATAGTG CTGACGACATGTAATAAGAACCAGTACCAGCTACAATTGGATGATGAGATTGACATGCAGAAATGGTTGTCTACTCTACAACTTACAATCCAGGAATTG GGTCCATGTATGGTTGATCAACAGCTGCTTGGGTTGCCCAATGTTTCAGAAGGTCTGAAGAAAACACCGTCGATGAAACAGAAAA GTCGGAAACCATCCGAGAAGGAGAAAGAAGAAACAGATGAGGAAAAGTCAagatttaaaacattatttgagAAGTGGATGAAAGACCCGCAGAGACCAACAAAGAAACAACTGGAAGACAAAGGCATAATAGATT ATAATGTGTTTGGTGGTTCGTTGAAGCAGGTGTGTGAACGAGACAAGACCAAAGTACCCAAGTTTGTACAGCGGTGTGTAGCAGCCATAGAAAAAAGAG GCCTAGACCAGGATGGCCTGTACCGTATCAGTGGAAACATGGCCCAGATCACAAAGTTACGCTCCATGTTAAATATGG ATTTTTCAGCATTGATGGCCGAATCTCCTG ATCGGTTTGATTACGACCTTGACAACACAGAACTCTGGGACATACACGTGTTGGCGGGATCTCTAAAGTTGTTCTTTCGTGAGCTGAAGGAGCCACTGTTTGTCTATGCTCAGTTTGACAAGTTTATTCTTGCGATTG CTAAGAAGACACGATCAGAAAAACTGAAACATTTAAAGGAGCAAGTTAATGCATTGCCAAAATATAACTACGAGACACTCAAGTTTCTTTGTGCTCACTTGCTGAG AGTTGCAGACAAAGAAAGTGTCAACAAAATGTCCTTCCATAACTTAGCCATAGTGTTTGGACCGACACTGATGTGGAAAGAGATGGACACAAATTTCATGGCCCACATGGTGATGCAAAGTCAAATTGTCGAGTTTATTTTACTGgaatataagaatatatttaaGTGA